The DNA sequence GCGCGGCGCGGAAGGCTATCTGGACGCGGTGGGGGTCCGCCATCCCGTGGCCCAGGGCCTGCTCAGCCTGCCGGCGGCGGTGGGCTGGTTCGCGCTGTGGTCATTGGTGGCCATGACGGGGGCCTATCTGCTCAACCCGGTGTGCCTGGTGTTGTTCTTGGCCGGGGCGGGGCTGGAGATTTTCTATTGCCTGCTCCTGAAGATCACCCACCTGCGCACCTACGTCAGCGGCCTGGTCAAGACGGTGGGCGGGGTGGCGGCGGTCTTCGCGGTGGACCCGGCCCCATCGCCCTGGTTTTTGCTGGCCCTATGGGCCTGGCTCTTCTGTTGGGAGATCGGGGGGCAGAACATCCCGGCCGACTGGCACGACATCACCGAGGACCGGGGCCTGGGGGCGCGCACCCTGCCGGTGGTCTACGGCGCGCGGCGGGCCAGCCTGCTGGTGCTGCTCAGCCTGGGCCTGGCCGTGGTGCTGAGCCTGGTGGTGCTGGCCCTGGCTCCCTTGCGCACGCCCTGGCCCTTCGCCCTGCTGGCCTGGGTGGCGGGGTTGTATTTGCTGATCCTGCCGGCCTGGGACCTTTGGCAAAGCCAGGCCCGCGGCGGCGCCACCCGCCTGTTCAACCGGGCCAGCTACTACCCTTTGACCATGCTGACCCTGGCTCTGTTGAGCCTGCTGGCCCGCACCCCGGCTCCCTGAACCAAAACAGCCAATCTACTTTAAAGGTCTTGTAACATGAGCGACCCACGCAACGATCCCCTCCGGCCCGCTTCTCCCCTGGACGAGCAGTGCATCAACACCATCCGCTTTTTGGCGGTGGACGCGGTGGAGAAGGCCAACTCGGGCCACCCCGGCATGCCCATGGGCAGCGCGGCCAAGACCTACACCCTGTGGGACCGCTTTTTGCGTTTCAATCCCCGCGATCCGGACTGGCCCGACCGCGACCGCTATGTGCTCTCGGCCGGGCACGGCTCCATGCTGCTCTACGCCCTGCTCCACCTCACCGGCTACGACCTGCCCTTGGAGCAGATCAAAAACTTTCGCCAGTGGGGCAGCATCACCCCCGGCCACCCGGAAAACACCCACACTCCGGGGGTGGAGGCCACCACCGGCCCCCTGGGTCAGGGGATCAGCAGCGCGGTGGGTATGGCCATCGCCGAGCAGGCCCTGGCCGCGCGCTACAACCGGCCGGGACACGAGATCGTGGACCACTTCACCTACGTGGACGCCAGCGACGGCGACCTAATGGAGGGGGTAGCCTCGGAGGCGGCTTCCCTGGCCGGGCATCTGCGTCTGGGCAAGCTCATCGTGATGTACGACGACAACCACATCTCCATAGAGGGCGACACGGCCATCTCCTTTGACGAGGACCGGGGCGCGCGCTTCGCGGCCTACGGCTGGCAGGTGATCCGCGTGGCCGACGGCAACGCCGTGGCCGCCGTGGCCGCCGCCCTGGAGCAGGCCCGGGCCGAGGGTGAGCGTCCGACCCTCATCCAGGCGCGCACCCACATCGGCTTCGGCAGCCCCCACAAGCAGGACAGCGCCGACGCCCACGGCAGCCCCCTGGGCGCGGAGGAGGTGAAGCTGACCAAGGAGAACCTGGGTTGGCCTCTGGAACCCGCCTTCTTGATCCCGGACGAGGTGGGCGAGCACATGGGACAAGCCGTGGAGCGGGGCGCGGCCTGGCAGGCGGAATGGGACCAGAAGTTCGCGGCCTATGAGAAGGAGTTCTCGGAGCTGGCCGCCGAGTTCCGCCGCACCCAGGCGGGCCGCCTGCCCGAGGGCTGGGAGCGCGATCTGCCGGGGTTCGCGCCGGGCGACGGCCCCCTGGCCACGCGCAAGGCCAGCGGCAAGGTGATCAACGCGCTCTCGCCCCATCTGCCCGAGCTCATGGGCGGCTCGGCCGACCTCTCGCCCAGCACCAACA is a window from the Desulfarculaceae bacterium genome containing:
- a CDS encoding UbiA family prenyltransferase, which gives rise to MTANALNIEVWRQRLGLFLALSRTPHGILDLATPAVAALLWLGAFPPLSTTLLGLITAFAGYTSVYALNDLVDVASDRDKLAASPTRGAEGYLDAVGVRHPVAQGLLSLPAAVGWFALWSLVAMTGAYLLNPVCLVLFLAGAGLEIFYCLLLKITHLRTYVSGLVKTVGGVAAVFAVDPAPSPWFLLALWAWLFCWEIGGQNIPADWHDITEDRGLGARTLPVVYGARRASLLVLLSLGLAVVLSLVVLALAPLRTPWPFALLAWVAGLYLLILPAWDLWQSQARGGATRLFNRASYYPLTMLTLALLSLLARTPAP
- the tkt gene encoding transketolase, which gives rise to MSDPRNDPLRPASPLDEQCINTIRFLAVDAVEKANSGHPGMPMGSAAKTYTLWDRFLRFNPRDPDWPDRDRYVLSAGHGSMLLYALLHLTGYDLPLEQIKNFRQWGSITPGHPENTHTPGVEATTGPLGQGISSAVGMAIAEQALAARYNRPGHEIVDHFTYVDASDGDLMEGVASEAASLAGHLRLGKLIVMYDDNHISIEGDTAISFDEDRGARFAAYGWQVIRVADGNAVAAVAAALEQARAEGERPTLIQARTHIGFGSPHKQDSADAHGSPLGAEEVKLTKENLGWPLEPAFLIPDEVGEHMGQAVERGAAWQAEWDQKFAAYEKEFSELAAEFRRTQAGRLPEGWERDLPGFAPGDGPLATRKASGKVINALSPHLPELMGGSADLSPSTNTIMSGKGDFEPGTPEGRNMHFGVREHGMTAVLNGMALHKGLIPYGATFMIFSDYLRPSLRVAALSKIKIILVLTHDSIGLGEDGPTHQPVEQLLGLRSVPNLLLLRPADANETAAAWRAALEHQGGPVCLVLTRQKLPILDPAAYPGLAEGVAKGGYVLSEAEGGSPALALVATGSEVSLALQAQAQLAGEGLAARVVSLPAWELFRDQPEAYRREVLPQGLPLLVIEAGVSLGWRPYLRPDPLVEVIGVDTFGASAPGPEVMAHYGFSLDNVVSRARELLARAKGA